From the Cyanobium sp. M30B3 genome, the window ATCCAGGTGGAGGGGAACGGATTGAGCAGGCTGCTGCAGCGGCCCGCGGGCCAGGGGGTGATCGTGGGCTCCCTGCACCTCGGCTGCTGGGATCTGGGGCTCCGCTGGCTGAGTGAGCACCTCGACCAGCTGGCCGTGATTTACATGCCCGCCCACAACCCGGAATCCGACCGGCTGCTCAACGCCGCCCGCAGCGCCAACAGCCGCTGCCACTGGATTTCCAAGTTCGACCACCGCGCCATCCTCAGCTGGCTGCACCGGGGCGGCGTGCTGGTGGTGATGACCGATCTGCGCAGCAACAGGCATCGCCTCACCGTGGACTGGCTGGGCGTGGAGACGTATCTCCAGTCCGGCCCGATGCGCCTCTCCCAGCGCACGGGGGCCCCCCTGTTTCCCGTGGCCCATGTGCGTGAGAACGACGGCCGCTTCCGGCTGATCTGTGGCGATCCCCTGACGCCCGCGCCCGGGCCTGAGGGGCTGCAGCGGCAGGCCCAGGCCCTCTGCAGCTGGCAGGAGCCCTGGATCCAGGCCTACCCGGAGCAGTACTACTGGATCAACCACCGCTGGCGGCCCGGCGATGGCAGTGGCCGGCGTCTGCGCCAGCTGCCGCCGCCGGGGCGGCCCTGAGCCATGGCCAGCGGCCGCGACCACGACCGCGCCACCTGGCTGCTGGCCCTGCCCTTCGGCCTGCTCTGGGGTCCCTGGCTGGGGAGCGCCGGTGTGGGCTGCGCCGGCGCCGGCTTCCTGCTGGGCGGCCTGCTGCTCTCCCCCGACCTCGACACCCGCTCCAACTGCACCCACCGCTGGGGTGCCCTGCGGCTGCTGTGGTGGCCCTACCGGCACTGTCTCTCCCATCGGTCCCTGCTGTCCCACAGCCCGTTGCTGGGCAGCGCGGGGCGCCTGGCCTACCTGGCCGGCATCGCCCTGCTGGCGGCTGCGGCCCTGCAGGGCCTGGGGCTGCCCGCCCTGGCCTGGTTGCGGGCGAACCTCCCCGGGGTGTGGCAGCAGCACCGGCCCCTGCTGATCAGTGCCCTGGCGGGCGTGGAGGCGAGCAGCTGGCTGCATCTGATCCAGGACGGCGACCCGATGCCCCGCCTGCCGCGCCCCCTGCGCTGGCTCCTGCGCCACCGACGAACCCGCCGACGAACCCACCGACGAACCCCCAGACGAACCCGCAGACGCGGGCGCCGTCCATAGGCTGCAGGAGGTGTCGCCAGCCCCGGGGCTTGAGCGCCTTGTCACCCTTCGGCCCATCCACACCGCGGCCAGGCCGGCGGGCCCTCTGGCTGGCCGGCCTGGCCCTGCTGCTGGCGGCCGGCTCGCCCCGCTATCGCCCCAGCGCAGGCGAACCCAGGCCCCTGCCGGCCAGCGGGGCGGGCCTCGGTCCGGCCGAAGTGGCCGTGGTGGTGAACGAGGAGGATCCGCAGAGCACCGCAATCGGCCGCTTCTACCAGCGCGCCCGGGGCATTCCCGCCCGCCAGCTGATCCGCGTGCGCTTCCGCCCGGGCAGCCCCAACCTCGATCCGGGCACCTTCGCGCGCCTGAGGGGGGAGATCCTGCGCCAGACCCCGGCCCACGTGCAGGCCTACGCCATCGCCTGGACCGCCCCCTGGCGGGTGGGCTGCCAGTCGATCACCAGCGCCCTCAGCCTGGGGGTGGATCGGCGCTGGTGCGCCCAGGGCTGCCGCCTCAGCCGCCCCAGTCCCTACTACGGCCGCGGCGGCGTCCGCCGCCCCTGGGATGAGCTGGGCATGCGCCCCAGCATGCTGCTGGCCGGCGTGGATACCGAGCAGGTGCGGCGGCTGATCCTGCGGGGCCTGGCGGCCGATGGCACCGCTCCGCCGGGCACGGCCTATCTGCTCAGCACCAGCGATCCCGCCCGCAACGTGCGGGCGGTGCTCTACGGCAGCGTGCAGCGCCAGCTGGCACCCCGGCTCCAG encodes:
- a CDS encoding DUF2227 family putative metal-binding protein → MASGRDHDRATWLLALPFGLLWGPWLGSAGVGCAGAGFLLGGLLLSPDLDTRSNCTHRWGALRLLWWPYRHCLSHRSLLSHSPLLGSAGRLAYLAGIALLAAAALQGLGLPALAWLRANLPGVWQQHRPLLISALAGVEASSWLHLIQDGDPMPRLPRPLRWLLRHRRTRRRTHRRTPRRTRRRGRRP
- a CDS encoding lysophospholipid acyltransferase family protein, with the translated sequence MPLWLRLRWRLEAWGVRLLLALMRGRRHATMRRAIRLSLGLGGPLLARRLNTACANLERVYGPGLGPVQRQQLAHRSVEQFFLSCLESIIEPVDPGRIQVEGNGLSRLLQRPAGQGVIVGSLHLGCWDLGLRWLSEHLDQLAVIYMPAHNPESDRLLNAARSANSRCHWISKFDHRAILSWLHRGGVLVVMTDLRSNRHRLTVDWLGVETYLQSGPMRLSQRTGAPLFPVAHVRENDGRFRLICGDPLTPAPGPEGLQRQAQALCSWQEPWIQAYPEQYYWINHRWRPGDGSGRRLRQLPPPGRP
- a CDS encoding TIGR03790 family protein; translation: MALLLAAGSPRYRPSAGEPRPLPASGAGLGPAEVAVVVNEEDPQSTAIGRFYQRARGIPARQLIRVRFRPGSPNLDPGTFARLRGEILRQTPAHVQAYAIAWTAPWRVGCQSITSALSLGVDRRWCAQGCRLSRPSPYYGRGGVRRPWDELGMRPSMLLAGVDTEQVRRLILRGLAADGTAPPGTAYLLSTSDPARNVRAVLYGSVQRQLAPRLQVEVLRRDRLEGADDVIALFTGLVRVEGITSNRFRPGAVADHLTSFGGELTAEPTPAGQMSALRWLEAGATGSYGTVVEPCNFLAKFPSPGLLLTYYRRGDTLIEAYWRSVAMPGQGVFIGEPLARPWGPARNGGA